The genomic stretch CGATCCTAACAACATTCCTCGGTAGACGTCaataaaaaaaaggtaaaaaagcCGTCCATTGGGTTCCTCACGCCGCCGCGGAACTAACTTGAAAACTTCAAATCACCCGCATGTCATTTGTCATAGGTGTGTAAAAATAATTTCTTTTCTCTAACTAATAATTCTTTCCACCCTAATTTTTCTGTAAAAAATGGCGATGGCGAGCATAACCCGAAGAAAATCAATCCCATTAGCTAAAACACTTCTCTACAATCCATGTCTCTCTTCCTTTACTCGTCGTTTCTCTTCTGGATCCGATGAAAACGACGTCGTCATCGTCGGTGGTGGTCCCGGTGGTTATGTTGCCGCCATTAAAGCTGCTCAATTAGGTCTCAAAACTACCTGCATCGAAAAGCGTGGTACTCTCGGTGGTACTTGTCTTAATGTCGGATGCATCCCCTCTAAGGTAGCATCATTATCGATTTCATTCAATTTGATTGTTTTTGAGtaattttgattgttgttttgtgATTGCAATTATTGAAGTTTTGATTGGGAATGTGGAGCGGTGATTGATTGTGTTGATTGTTAGCTGGTCAACTGAATTTCGACTATTTGTGTTTTATGCGCGCTTTACAGTTGATTGGATGATGAATCCGTAATCGAGATCGAGTATTTTGATTTAGAAAATAGTTTTCTCTTCTGATGATGTTGATTGTGTTTGATTGTGGATGGTTAATTCGATTACTAATTGTAGCCGCACCGGAATTTGTACTTCAGGTTTATGATTCCTGCAATACTGGTTTTTTAAAATTTCTCATTGGTTCTGCACTAATTAGTAAGCATGAATTATGTAATTCGTACTGACGGATCGTCTTTTTTAGTACATGGACATAATTGACTATTGTGCGAAAGTAAATTAGTTTTAGGTCTCTTAGCATCAAAAACTAGCAATATGAAACTGGATAAGTAGTGTTAAAATTGTTTATTTGTAGCTACTTCATTCGATTTCTAACGTTGGCTGAATCAGGATTTGTAGTTCGGGAGCTAAAATATATGGGAGGTTGCAACTTTCAATGATTCTCctaaattttgtttgtttgagtTTTTATCTAGGCTCGTCTCAAACTTTGATAACATCGGTTGTTCTTAtatactccctttgtcccggtcatttgttgtcctttcgttttggcacaaaaatcaagAAAACAagttgagtgtgaatgatcagattgttcatcaaatgcattactaaaatagaaaggacaacaaatgactgagacacccaaaaatagaaaaggacaacaaatgaccgggacggaggaagTACTCCGTAAGATGCAATAAGCCTTCTGAGAGACCGTCTTACATGAGAGATCTTTTATTAGCATGATTGAGAGATACCTTCTCACATGAGAACTTGTGTATGAAATGAATGTACAACCATGTGACCCTCGATGATCctatttattttctttaattgtgTACCATGATCTAAATGTGTTGCCTTGTAATTCTGAATTCCATTATGATTTGAGCTGTCCTTGTAGTAGTTAACTCTATATTTCGCAACATTTCTTCGTGCTTCGTTcctcaaaacatttttaattgcaaGAGCATTCAGACTTTTGTGTAAGATACAAACTCTCCGTTTGGAATTACAGCACTATCCTCCATTCATACTTTTCTTTTGGTTATTCAAAAACTGTAGAAGGGAATTTTTAAGAAATGAAGAGTACATGAAGATACGGGGCTTATTTTGAATACCAAGAAACTCAAAATATATGTTGCCTACCACCTTTTGATTGACTTTTGCTGTATTTGTCAGGCACTTCTTCATTCTTCTCACATGTACCATGAAGCAAAGCATTCTTTTGCCAATCATGGTGTGAAGTGCTCTTCAGTCGAGATTGACGTAGAGGCCATGATGACCCAAAAGAACAAAGCTGTGGGAAATCTAACACGGGGCATTGAAGGTTTGTTTAAGAAAAACAAAGTAAACTATGTCAAGGGCTATGGAAAATTCATCTCTCCTTCTGAAGTTTCTGTCGAAACTCTTGAAGGCGGAAGCACTCTTGTCAAAGGCAAACATATAATTGTTGCTACTGGTTCCGATGTTAAGTCTCTTCCTGGTATTGAAATTGATGAGAAGAGAATTGTTTCATCAACTGGAGCGTTGGCCCTAACAGAAGTCCCCAAGAGATTAGTGGTGATAGGTGCCGGCTACATTGGGCTTGAAATGGGGTCTGTATGGGGCAGGCTGGGTTCCGAGGTTACTGTTGTAGAATTCGGTCCTGATATTGTTCCTACTATGGATGGCGAAGTGCGCAAGCAGTTCCAACGCGCCCTTGAGAAGCAAGGAATGAAGTTCAAGCTGAAGACCAAGGTCCTTGGCGTTGATGCATCTGGGGATACACTTAAGCTGACATTTGAGCCTTCATCCGGAGGTGAACAGACCACCTTTGAAGCAGATGTTGTTCTTGTGTCAGCCGGTCGAGTCCCATTCACCGAGGGGCTTGGGCTTGGTGAACTCGGTGTGGAAATGGACAAGATGGGTCGTATCCTGGTCAACGAACGGTTTGCCTCTAACGTACCAGGGGTTTTTGCGATTGGGGACGTGATCCCAGGACCTATGTTGGCTCACAAGGCCGAGGAAGACGGTGTTGCCTGTGTCGAATTCATTGCAGGAAAGGAAGGACACGTGGACTATGACTTGGTTCCGGGAGTTGTATACACTCACCCTGAGGTGGCCTATGTCGGTAAGACCGAGGAGCAGGTTAAGAGCCTTGGTGTGGAGTACAATGTGGGCAAATTCCCATTCATGGCAAACAGCAGAGCTAAGGCAATCGATGATGCAGAAGGCCTGGTGAAGATATTGGCAGAGAAGGAGAGTGACAGAATTTTGGGAGTACACATCATGTCACCGAATGCTGGCGAGCTTATCCATGAGGCGGTTTTGGCATTGCAATATGGAGCATCTAGTGAGGATATTGCACGCACTTGCCATGCTCATCCTACTATGAGCGAAGCCGTGAAAGAAGCTGCCATGGCCACCTACGACAAACCCATCCACATGTAAAATGCAAGCTCTCTTCGGTTAGGACGGTATTCGATTACTGGTATATGAGATTTTTGTTGACAGATAACAGTATCTGAAACTCACTGATGGATGTCTTCATTTCTGAGGTTTTCCCCTTGAAAGTTCGGTATATGAAATGTCACACGCATTTCGACTTTGCTGTAATAAAGATTTTGCTTGGGGTTTTAGGCGATGGTTTGGAACGTTTGTAACTGGTTAGAATGATATACTATCATAAAAATTTTGCTACATCAGTAACAAATGTCGTGTGATGATGCTTTCTTCTTGTTAAATTCCAACGTTTATTATACGCGGAGTATTAGTGTAGAATTAACTAGATAACGTTTGAATTTCTCGTGTTACCTACGGGTATCCTATCGAGCATAATAACAAGCGTACCCCTCTCAAATTAGTCGCTTACTTCATTCGACAATTTAAGATCATCAAAACAAAGGACAAAAGGTGAACGGGGATGACCAAGGCGGACAAAGAATTGTGGAGAAACTATTACTCCCGTGTAAGGGTTAATGAAATACCCAAAATTCGTCTTTCCTCGTCTATCTTCAAATTTTCGTCATAATAGATGCTACAGAACTTGCAACTTACATACAACTAACTAATGCTAGAATTTTTCTATTCGTCATCTCTGAACAAAATTTCCATTGGTAAATAGCTCCTTGATCATTATTCATTCACAGCATATAGCACGGCGTTCTTTCTGTAGCTTCTCCCATAAGCATAAAAcctttctcgggttttgataGTGAGCAAGGATGTAATCAGTATCGCAGCCAGCATTGTAGAAACGTTCATCAGTGAAGTATTTCACTTTGTTGCCGCTGTTCTTATATTGCTCAACCCAAATGCCCATAGCAACATCTTCTAATTTAAAAAGCTGCAAATGGAAGTAAGGCCTCATTAAAATTAGTAACACAACAGTTTACGATGAACACAAGTTAATAACACTGTCAATTACTCAAAAACAATTCATAATATAACAAAATTCTCCCAGAACCAGTGCTTCATTTACTAATTTACCTGTTCTCGAGTGTTTTCCGATGTATATGGCTGCTAATGCAACATTAGATGGCAAAATGGTAGAACAGAACATGACATATTTTCTTTTCGGCAGAAAAACAGCGTGTGAAATAGACAGAGAAAAGACACATTAAACCACAAGTCCATAATAGGTATCAGtaagtgtagaaaagaataggggTTCAATCATGGTGACTGGCCGCAACATTGCATTACAACTTACAAGTTACGGCCTCTTTGCAAATATGAAGCATTATTGTCTTACTGAGATAGAATTTCAAGGTCACAAGAACCAATTCTCAGATCACAGGTGAAAATTGTGATACAGCTTAATATTCGAGGACTTCATATTAGAAAGTCTGTTAAATATTAGGGTATAAGTGTCTCAGAGAGCAGGGAACTTTCCGTCATGCTAAACATATAGAAAGCCTTATGAGTTGTGATATGGATGACACAAATATCACATCCAAAATGCATATGCACGATCAATGGACAACGAGAAAAAGAGATCAATCACAACAATCTCTCAATGGTGTGTTTACTTTGACATTTCACTTTGGATGTTTGGCGTGTATGCAACACTTAGACACAACACAACATCTCAAAATTTCATTTATGCCAAAAGAAAAAAACATGGAAAGTTGTCACAAAATAGGCGTGTCCAATACTTTGACACTTTTCAGATCTAACAGCCTGCAGCCACAGAAGCATGTTTAGGCATACCTGTACGGCTATACTAGTGGAAAAGTTACTAGTAAGCACAAGTTTAGAACCATTCTTCTAGAAAATGTCAAATCATAAGGGAAACCGTTGGCTGGTCCAAAAACTGAATCACAATCTATGCTCATGCATAGGTGACTGTATTATTGCTCTTCACTCTAACTTATTGGCTTTACATTTAACTCTCTCTGACTCACTTAGTCACATGGCAGTAATATTAACACTTACCTTAAGATCTCTTTTCTGATGACCTTGTACGATGAATTTTGCAATGTCACGAGATATTATATAGCCTGGACCATGAGCCCATGGTGGATATGAATCTTTTGGCCATTCCTGCAACAAAAAGCAGTCAACAAAGTAGGACGCTCTAATCTCAAGTCAACAAAAAGAATTTGCAAAACCTCAAAGAGAAATTTCAGAACTCAGGGCACCAAAAAgactttttttattaaaattatataTGAACTTCAAAGGCGATTCATACCTCATTGCTGATATACCACTTGCTCTCTTTATCCCTATGGGGGGCAGACTGGAAGGATATGAGGCCGTACAGGAGGCCATTAGTAGTCTTCGTCTTCAGACTTGCAAGCAGTTCATCAATTCTAACGAAAGCATCATCATCAGTCTTCATTATATATTTAGCTGGGAGAATTTTGGTCTGCAAAAACCCAAGACGATTATACTAATatcaatatcatcaaaataaaccGACTTTTGGACTTTAAATTAACCATTTCAGATCATATTTGGGTACGGGGTTTTCTGGTTGGGCCGGCTCTACTTCGAGTTGTTCTAATCGGTTCTGATTCAACTTTGgaattttgccaggtctagtgcTCATCATATGCGAATCACCCTCTAAAGTTGAGTTTCTTTTCTCGTGATATGTGAGGCATGGTATTATAAGAAGCCAATGTGAGACATTTTGATACGTCTAGGCCAAAATAAAAATCGCGAAAATCACCTGAGATTGTCGAGTTATACGGCAAATTGCCAAGGttcttttaataataaaaaaaaaacacttttgTGGCATAATATAAAGACTTGTGAGATACGGTCTCTCATTAAACTGTACATTTATTTAGTCATTAACATGATATGAAacctgctgtcaaaaaaaaaaaaaacatgatatGAAACCGACAATGGATGATTAAAACCACTTACCCCTAGGATGCAAACTGCAATAGTTTTCAAGCTGATCAAACTGTAATAGTCAACAAAAGGCATCAGCTGGATGTCTCCATATGCTTGAGCTTCTCTCCACAGATCATGATTTACCTCTGCGTTTTTGTGCTACATATTCAAGAGAGGAAAGGGGAAATATCAAACCAATTGCTTAAAAATCTTGTAGCCAGACATAAACACCAAATTTGAATCCTTTGAAAGTGTAACATGAAGAGGTGATTTACAAGAAAAGACTAGTTGTACTTACAAATCCAATAATAAACCGAACGGCTACACTGCCTGAGCGCACAGCTTCGTActgcatccaagacctcctcagGGCCATCCTACGCTCGAAATTGTTTCCAGTCGAAAAAACTCCAACAACTAAGAcaagtcttccttttctttttatcaATGGTGGAGCTTTGAGTTGATCAACATCAACAATTAGGTCTGAATCCTCCGATACAGGTAGTCCTTTAGCTATACCAGACAACATGCTCACTCCACCAGTCACCCTGACTTTATTAACCAGCCACGGTTCCAAATTCTGCTTCCATGT from Silene latifolia isolate original U9 population chromosome 2, ASM4854445v1, whole genome shotgun sequence encodes the following:
- the LOC141642439 gene encoding dihydrolipoyl dehydrogenase, mitochondrial-like — translated: MAMASITRRKSIPLAKTLLYNPCLSSFTRRFSSGSDENDVVIVGGGPGGYVAAIKAAQLGLKTTCIEKRGTLGGTCLNVGCIPSKALLHSSHMYHEAKHSFANHGVKCSSVEIDVEAMMTQKNKAVGNLTRGIEGLFKKNKVNYVKGYGKFISPSEVSVETLEGGSTLVKGKHIIVATGSDVKSLPGIEIDEKRIVSSTGALALTEVPKRLVVIGAGYIGLEMGSVWGRLGSEVTVVEFGPDIVPTMDGEVRKQFQRALEKQGMKFKLKTKVLGVDASGDTLKLTFEPSSGGEQTTFEADVVLVSAGRVPFTEGLGLGELGVEMDKMGRILVNERFASNVPGVFAIGDVIPGPMLAHKAEEDGVACVEFIAGKEGHVDYDLVPGVVYTHPEVAYVGKTEEQVKSLGVEYNVGKFPFMANSRAKAIDDAEGLVKILAEKESDRILGVHIMSPNAGELIHEAVLALQYGASSEDIARTCHAHPTMSEAVKEAAMATYDKPIHM